The Sediminicola sp. YIK13 genomic sequence TGGAGACAACAAGTTGGCAGAGACCAAGGAAGATATTCTTGGAAATAAGAATTCTGGGTTCAGCAATAACCAAGCTTTAATTGCATTTGTGAAGGATTTGTATTCGGACTATAACATTTACAATAACTATTTAAAATTCTTCGATAAAAGTTTTACCAGCCCCTTATCCAAAACAGGGGTGGATACCTATAATTATGTGCTGTCCGACAGTGCTTATATCGATAACAAATGGTGTTATAACATATTATACTATCCCAGGCGAAAGAACGAACTGACTTTCAAAGGGGATTTTTGGGTGAATGATACCACCTTCGCCATCAAGAAGATTAACTTGGAAGTGACCCGAAGTGCCAATATCAACTGGGTTAAGGATATCTATATAGAGCAGGAATTTGAAGTATTGAACGATTCAGTTTTTCTGTTGAAACGTGACTATATGCTCAGTGATTTCAGTTTTAGCAAAAAAGAGAAGGCCAGAGGGGTGTATGGAAAAAGGACTACGGTGTACAATAACTATATGTTCGATATACCCAAACCAAGGGAGTTCTATAAGGTAGATGCCAACCAGTTTGACCCATCGGTTTTTGAGAAGGAAGATAGTTTTTGGAGCGATAATAGGTTGGAGCCCTTGAATAAGGATGAAAAAGGGATCTATCAATTATTGGATACGCTGCGAACCGTTCCCAAGTTTAAATCGATTTACAATGTTGCCAGTATCCTAGGTTCCGGTTATATAGAAATAGATAAATGGAATGTTGATATAGGAAGTGTTTTCAATGTTTTTGGTTATAATGAAGCGGAAGGCACGCGCCTAAGAATGGGGGCAAGGACCTATTTTGGTCAAAATGACCCATGGCGTTTGGAAGGTTATATGGCCTATGGTTTCGGAGATCATAAATTTAAACACGGGTTTGCCGCCAAATGGCTGATAGACAGAAAGAATAGGATTATTGTTTCTGCTGGAAATAGAAGGGATATAGGTCAGCTCGGAATAAGCTTAACGGCAACCAGTGATGTATTGGGGCGCAATCAGGCTTCCTCCTCTGTACTTACAGTTGGCGCGAATAATAGGCTTTCCAATATTAATTTGAGTGCCTTTAATATGGAGATTGAGCCAATCACCAATTTGAAATTTGGGGTGGGCAGTACGTTGCGGACCCTGAGTTCGGCATTGCCAGATCTTTTTAGCCTAGATTATGTGGATCCGGAATCACCTACGGGCATTTCCTCCGAAATAAAGCAATTTGAAATCAGTACCCAGGTCATTTATACGCCTGGAAGAAGGACCATCGGGTATGGCGTGGAAAGGCGTAACATCAACGATGATTATAGTACCCTCTTCCTGAGTTACAGCCAAGGGCTTGAAGGGTTTCTGGAAAGCGATTTTAATTATAGGAAAATCCAATTTTCCTATAGCCAACCTTGGCAATTGGGATGGGGGAGGTTATTGAGTTCTGTGGAATTGGGAAAAACTTTTGGGGAAGTGCCATTGGGTCTTTTGAATGTGATCCCGGGAAACCAGACCTTTTTCTCTGTGTATAACAGTTTTGCCAATCTCGATTTCTATGAATTTGTAACGGATACGTATGCAACTTTGCATTTGGAACATAATTTTAATGGTAGGCTTTTTTCCAGGATACCTTTTATGAGAAAATGGAATTTGAGGGAAATTGTGGGAATCAGAGGGGCCTGGGGAGATCTGTCCGATGGTAATATTGCCTTGAGCAGTCCAACCAACGTTCCTTTAATGGCTCCGACCAATAAGATTTATTATGAATACTCTGTCGGGGTAGGGAACATATTTAGAATATTGCGAATCGATTTTAACTTTAGGGGCAATTATTTGGAAAATCCTGATGCTAGGGCGTTTGGGGTTACGGGATCATTTGGCTTTAGTTTTTAGAAACAAATGGAGCTATGTTGCCTTTTTTCTAAGGTTTACTGATTTTTTTTCAATTATATTTGCACCACAATTTAATAAGCCATGAGTACAGAAGAAATAACATCGTTTGATGTTCTTATTGAGATCCCAAAGGGGAGTAGAAACAAATATGAGTATGATTTTAAATTGAAGAAGGTTCGTTACGACCGTATGATCTTTTCTTCAATGATGTATCCTGCCGATTATGGTTTTGTGCCAGAAACGTTGGCGTTGGATGGTGACCCCTTGGATGTTTTGGTTTTGGTGACAGAACCTACCTTCCCTGGATGTGTTATGGAAGTGAAGCCTATTGGTGTTTTCCATATGACAGATGAGAAAGGGCCAGATGAAAAAATAATCTGTGTTCCTGTTTCAGATCCTATTTGGAACAAAGTAACTGATTTGAATGAATTAAATCCACACCTTATTAAAGAGATAGAGCATTTCTTTCAAGTATATAAGGATCTGGAAAAGAAAAAAGTTGATGTTGGTGGATGGGGAGATGTCAATGAAGCCAAAGAAATTGTTGTGAAGTGCATCAAGCGCTTTGCGGATAGCGATGTTCCACTAAGGGATGTAACAATTACCTAGTACTAAAGCATAACAATTTTTATCATATAAGCAATATTCTTAGTTGAATATTGCTTTTTTTATTTCTATTTGATTTTACTACTTTAGTCCAGCTAAAAATTTAACAAATAAACGAATGGATTCAATTATGATTTATGTGCCTATTATCATGGCAATCATTGGGCTTCTTTTTATGTGGATAAAAAGATCCTGGGTTTTAAAACAAGACGCCGGAGATGGAAAAATGAAAGAGATTTCCGATCACATCTATGAAGGCGCACTGGCTTTTCTAAAAGCGGAATACAAATTATTGACAATCTTTGTCATCGGAGCCAGTATTGCTTTGGCCGTAATTTCATTTATTGTTCCTACAACACATATCTTAATTGTGGTAGCCTTTGTTTTTGG encodes the following:
- a CDS encoding DUF5686 family protein, translated to MKRILLVLFVLTSFWSNSQTKVSGVVVDETGEPVAFANVLFKNSSQGTITNDNGVFYMESDETYNTLIISFIGYDKLELDLPSKVNYNLKAVLMESSEQLDEVVVYVGKQSKKNNPAIDILKKIWAKKRENGVSKFKQYQYDKYEKVEFDLNTIDSALIKSRLFRGMEFVFEDLDTSRITGKTYLPIFLNETFSKVYGDNKLAETKEDILGNKNSGFSNNQALIAFVKDLYSDYNIYNNYLKFFDKSFTSPLSKTGVDTYNYVLSDSAYIDNKWCYNILYYPRRKNELTFKGDFWVNDTTFAIKKINLEVTRSANINWVKDIYIEQEFEVLNDSVFLLKRDYMLSDFSFSKKEKARGVYGKRTTVYNNYMFDIPKPREFYKVDANQFDPSVFEKEDSFWSDNRLEPLNKDEKGIYQLLDTLRTVPKFKSIYNVASILGSGYIEIDKWNVDIGSVFNVFGYNEAEGTRLRMGARTYFGQNDPWRLEGYMAYGFGDHKFKHGFAAKWLIDRKNRIIVSAGNRRDIGQLGISLTATSDVLGRNQASSSVLTVGANNRLSNINLSAFNMEIEPITNLKFGVGSTLRTLSSALPDLFSLDYVDPESPTGISSEIKQFEISTQVIYTPGRRTIGYGVERRNINDDYSTLFLSYSQGLEGFLESDFNYRKIQFSYSQPWQLGWGRLLSSVELGKTFGEVPLGLLNVIPGNQTFFSVYNSFANLDFYEFVTDTYATLHLEHNFNGRLFSRIPFMRKWNLREIVGIRGAWGDLSDGNIALSSPTNVPLMAPTNKIYYEYSVGVGNIFRILRIDFNFRGNYLENPDARAFGVTGSFGFSF
- a CDS encoding inorganic diphosphatase, producing the protein MSTEEITSFDVLIEIPKGSRNKYEYDFKLKKVRYDRMIFSSMMYPADYGFVPETLALDGDPLDVLVLVTEPTFPGCVMEVKPIGVFHMTDEKGPDEKIICVPVSDPIWNKVTDLNELNPHLIKEIEHFFQVYKDLEKKKVDVGGWGDVNEAKEIVVKCIKRFADSDVPLRDVTIT